The nucleotide window CCCGAGTAAGCGACAAACCTGAAGAAATCATTGAACCCAAATTGCGAGCAAAAAGAATCTGCTCATGCGTCCCGACTCGGCCAAACAACTGGTCAAAGGAAAAACGATTACCGGCCTTGCTTTTAACCTCGTGGATTGAGAGGATCATCTCGCCCCGTCTTTTAAGATCATTATACAGAGCAAAGCGATCTGAAAATTCGGCTGAACTTTCATAAATCTCCCCTTCGGCTTTTTGTGCTTTGTAGTTAAAAACGGGCATAAGCAAATTAAAATTGAAATCTAAAAATGGAAAAAGACATATAAAAAGTAAAAAATTACCGTTTATGTTTTAGTGTTAAGATACTTGAAGCGATAATATTTGAAATCTCCCCCAAGTTCCTTTAGTAACCATTGTAGCTCATTTTTGGGACCTTTGTCAGTATCTCTTAACAAAGTCAGCCAGACTTTCGACTCATTCGCAGATTTTAGAGAGTGGGTAAAAAAATTAATGAAATCTTTCCTCGATGATGCGGAGTCAGCCTCCACATAATTAGCGAGAACACTGGTACCACTCCTCAAGAGCTGCTTCCCCATGACTGAACCGACCTGGTCCTTTGGCAATCTATCAATAAATTTGACCAAACTTAAAACCCAAAAATATAGTCTTTTCTTAAATTCATTTTTAAATTTTGCCTTGACATTTTCCATTTTTAGATTTCCATTTTACATTATTCCGAGACCACTCGGAGTACTTCCTCAATCGTCGTCATACCTTGCACGGCTTTGAAAATTCCGTCTTCAAGCATAGTGAGCATCCCCTCTTTACGCGCTTGTGATTCGATTTGCGCCGAAGTTGCGCCTTTC belongs to Candidatus Paceibacterota bacterium and includes:
- a CDS encoding four helix bundle protein, with amino-acid sequence MENVKAKFKNEFKKRLYFWVLSLVKFIDRLPKDQVGSVMGKQLLRSGTSVLANYVEADSASSRKDFINFFTHSLKSANESKVWLTLLRDTDKGPKNELQWLLKELGGDFKYYRFKYLNTKT